In Funiculus sociatus GB2-C1, the following are encoded in one genomic region:
- a CDS encoding TetR/AcrR family transcriptional regulator, with the protein MVKKSNQSSSREVVLDTAEQLFMARGYTAVTLKHIADHLGMKQASLYYHFPQGKEELYVEVILRHLERRRVRLKQLLAEAPPELEGRLQQIGTWLIQQPPLNGSRMILTDLPELSPESSARLEVAMYHCIFAPLEALFVEHRDQLHPALQSDPGLIGGTFLSAIEALYTVKRYGSKTDEALVADLITLLLEGALKP; encoded by the coding sequence ATGGTTAAAAAAAGTAACCAATCCTCGTCTAGAGAAGTTGTGCTTGACACTGCCGAGCAGTTATTTATGGCTCGCGGATATACAGCAGTGACGCTCAAGCATATAGCTGATCATCTTGGGATGAAACAAGCCTCCCTGTACTATCACTTTCCACAAGGAAAGGAGGAACTTTATGTGGAGGTCATATTGCGTCATCTGGAACGACGACGTGTTCGCTTAAAGCAATTGCTAGCAGAGGCTCCGCCAGAATTGGAAGGGCGTTTACAGCAAATTGGTACTTGGCTGATTCAGCAACCACCTTTAAATGGAAGTCGGATGATTTTAACAGACTTGCCAGAGTTATCACCTGAAAGCTCGGCTCGGCTTGAAGTAGCCATGTATCACTGCATCTTCGCCCCCTTGGAGGCGTTATTTGTTGAGCACCGAGACCAGTTGCATCCTGCTTTGCAGTCTGATCCAGGGCTGATTGGAGGCACATTTCTGTCTGCGATTGAAGCCCTTTACACCGTTAAGCGATATGGAAGCAAAACAGATGAAGCATTAGTAGCAGACTTAATCACATTACTGTTGGAAGGGGCATTGAAGCCTTAA